In Oryza brachyantha chromosome 1, ObraRS2, whole genome shotgun sequence, the following are encoded in one genomic region:
- the LOC102704467 gene encoding early nodulin-like protein 3 yields MAHGGVRVMMQRWVVVVVVACVVASVSTASSASAFVFKAGGTGEWRVPEQASNVSAYNQWAEHNRFSVGDAISFSYQPGNDSVLLVDKNSYDACNVNSPIDRFADGNTVFTFTRSGPFYFISGNKDNCNRNEKLIVVVMGERAANGTAPAQAPSAGTTTSPNSPPSPPPPSGIEISPTPEQSTNAAVHPRAAAGIAGAAIGTLLYALV; encoded by the exons ATGGCACACGGGGGCGTGCGGGTGATGATGCAACgctgggtggtggtggtggtggtggcgtgcGTGGTGGCGTCGGTTTCCACCGCGTCGTCCGCGTCCGCGTTCGTGTTCAAGGCGGGCGGAACGGGCGAGTGGCGCGTCCCGGAGCAGGCCAGCAACGTCAGCGCCTACAACCAGTGGGCCGAGCACAACCGGTTTAGCGTCGGTGACGCCATAT CGTTCTCTTACCAACCGGGCAACGACTCAGTGCTGCTCGTCGACAAGAACTCGTACGACGCTTGCAACGTGAACTCGCCGATCGACAGGTTCGCCGACGGCAACACGGTGTTCACCTTCACCCGGTCCGGCCCGTTCTACTTCATCAGCGGCAACAAGGACAACTGCAACCGCAACGAGAAGCTGATCGTCGTGGTCATGGGAGAGCGCGCCGCCAAtggcacggcgccggcgcaggccCCGTCGGCaggcaccaccaccagcccgaactcgccgccgtccccgccgcctccgtcgggCATCGAGATATCGCCCACGCCGGAGCAGTCCACTAACGCCGCGGTGCACcccagggcggcggcgggcattGCCGGCGCGGCCATTGGGACGCTGCTCTATGCACTCGTTTGA
- the LOC102712689 gene encoding homeobox-leucine zipper protein TF1, which produces MEMNQQQSGGNLSSMAPMNGVAGGAATRLNDVEQTGATVEAGSGSSAGNSNNTHERKKRRLQRLNKEQSEIIEGFFCICGHPDEGQKRHLSQATGLGLDQVKFWFQNKRTQVKTTCWKEDNYKLTVENEILRDENRRIKIAHCYAICLTCRNSAVHNQLAAEMERIKGQTEWLQQEIARSNGANANLAFQLDSSAENLFSGQHDHQMIAELAKNAMHGLIILAEAHVALWLPVPGYSFETLNMTAYQQAYPGGDGANALGFRTEATRADAMVMMDHKSIVDFLMDPYSYRTFFPGVISGAVTNRIYSWPTNDGYNGVIQLMTVEMMFPSPLVPTRKCTFLRYCKVLEEGAVVVVDVSLDNGSGLSKCRKMPSGFLIRSVRPNACKVAAIEHVRVDDTGIHELYQPCLDGLIFGARRWVATMARQSARLRDVYLSKTALQVSTKGRKNLMKLADDLLASYASSVSATGAGTWTVVIGAGTEKDVRVAYRGITEGSSSTNAVLSVSASLRLPLPMRKIFDLLRNLTLRSKWDVLVHGSTVKEEVSIARGVGSDDAVTVLHVKRAPGENKERTMILQNNGYDVSGSFIVYSPIDSKLMDTMVLGPSELPSGASGLSLYPTGFSLLPDGEAARESSGMDLGDVGGTLMTLGFQIPVKLATGNGMYPRSVTSAIRLMTDTIGIMKRTLMEDHSDIYGSGPFNA; this is translated from the exons ATGGAAAtgaatcaacaacaaagtggGGGCAACTTATCTTCCATGGCCCCCATGAATGGTGTTGCTGGTGGAGCTGCAACACGCTTG AATGATGTGGAGCAAACCGGAGCAACAGTTGAGGCTGGCTCAGGCTCGTCGGCCGGGAACAGCAACAACACTCATGAGAGAAAGAAGAGGCGTTTACAGAGGCTCAATAAGGAACAGTCGGAGATAATTGAAGG GTTTTTCTGCATCTGTGGACATCCTGATGAGGGTCAAAAGAGGCATCTGAGTCAGGCGACAGGTCTTGGGTTAGATCAAGTGAAGTTTTGGTTTCAGAATAAGAGGACACAAGTAAAG ACTACCTGCTGGAAGGAAGATAACTACAAGTTGACTGTGGAGAATGAAATTCTGAGGGATGAAAACAGGAGGATTAAGATAGCCCACTGCTATGCGATATGCCTCACTTGCCGTAATTCAGCAGTACATAACCAGCTTGCCGCTGAGATGGAAAGGATTAAGGGGCAAACTGAGTGGCTGCAGCAAGAG ATTGCACGGTCAAATGGAGCAAATGCAAACCTTGCATTCCAACTTGATTCATCAGCAGAGAACCTATTTTCAGGGCAACATGACCACCAAATGATTGCTGAACTAGCCAAAAACGCAATGCATGGATTGATTATTTTGGCCGAAGCCCATGTCGCTCTATGGTTACCCGTCCCTGGGTACTCTTTTGAAACGTTGAACATGACAGCTTATCAGCAAGCATATCCTGGGGGTGACGGTGCCAATGCCTTGGGATTCAGGACAGAGGCTACCCGTGCAGATGCTATGGTCATGATGGACCACAAAAGCATTGTGGATTTTCTCATGGATCCT TATAGCTACCGGACTTTCTTCCCTGGAGTTATTTCCGGAGCAGTAACAAACCGGATTTACTCCTGGCCGACTAATGATGGATATAATGGGGTTATACAACTG ATGACTGTTGAGATGATGTTTCCATCGCCCCTGGTACCGACTAGGAAATGCACATTCCTGCGTTACTGCAAGGTGCTGGAGGAGGGAGCAGTGGTCGTCGTTGACGTCTCGTTGGACAACGGCAGTGGCCTCTCAAAATGCCGTAAAATGCCATCAGGATTTCTGATTCGGTCCGTGAGGCCAAACGCCTGCAAG GTCGCTGCCATAGAGCACGTCCGTGTGGATGACACCGGCATTCATGAGCTCTACCAGCCATGTCTGGATGGACTCATCTTCGGAGCTCGCCGCTGGGTGGCGACCATGGCACGGCAGTCTGCTCGTCTGAGAGATGTTTATCTCTCCAAGACTGCTCTACAAG TCAGCACGAAGGGGAGGAAGAACCTCATGAAGCTAGCAGACGACCTGCTAGCGAGCTACGCCAGCAGCGTCTCCGCCACCGGCGCAGGGACTTGGACCGTCGTGATCGGCGCCGGCACGGAGAAGGACGTCAGGGTCGCGTACAGGGGCATCACCgagggcagcagcagcaccaatgCAGTCCTGTCCGTCAGCGCGTCCCTGCGTCTGCCGCTGCCCATGAGGAAAATCTTCGACCTGCTCAGGAACCTTACTCTCCGCTCCAAG TGGGACGTCCTGGTGCACGGCAGCACGGTGAAGGAGGAGGTCTCCATCGCCAGGGGCGTCGGGAGCGACGACGCTGTCACCGTCCTTCATGTCAAG CGCGCCCCGGGGGAGAACAAGGAGAGGACGATGATCCTTCAGAACAACGGCTACGACGTATCGGGCTCGTTCATCGTCTACTCCCCCATCGACAGCAAGCTGATGGACACGATGGTCCTGGGCCCCAGCGAGCTGCCGTCCGGGGCCAGCGGGCTGTCCCTCTACCCCACAGgcttctccctcctcccggacggcgaggcggcgcgggaAAGCAGCGGCATGGACCTCGG